The following are from one region of the bacterium genome:
- a CDS encoding BMC domain-containing protein has protein sequence MALQALGMIETIGLVGSLEAADAAVKAALVTIQEISFPGAGLATVKIVGEVSAVKSAVEAGVVAAQKVGKVVGAHVIPRPDDQIEPLINSVPVVSQETGAPDVLQPKSEKPKK, from the coding sequence ATGGCACTCCAAGCGCTAGGCATGATTGAAACGATCGGTTTAGTTGGGAGTTTAGAAGCTGCGGATGCCGCAGTTAAAGCAGCGTTGGTAACCATACAAGAAATATCTTTTCCCGGGGCGGGATTAGCGACGGTTAAAATTGTTGGTGAAGTGAGTGCGGTAAAATCTGCGGTTGAAGCTGGAGTTGTTGCTGCGCAAAAAGTCGGGAAAGTGGTTGGTGCGCATGTTATTCCACGACCGGATGACCAGATTGAACCGTTAATCAATTCGGTTCCGGTAGTCAGTCAGGAAACCGGAGCGCCGGATGTTCTCCAACCGAAATCAGAAAAACCGAAAAAATAG
- a CDS encoding class II aldolase/adducin family protein, with protein sequence MVTEYQAKLDIVEIGRRMYSKGFVASNDGNISIRISEKEILATPSGLSKGFLTPDQLIKCDMLGNKIAGDPNLKPSSEIKMHCAVYMERPDITAVVHAHPPVATGFAVAGIPLEKCVLPEIILTIGSIPLAQYGTPSTEEVPNSIRDLIKQCDAVLLANHGALTVGKDVYNAYYKMESLEHFAKISLAARQLGGEKVLTAPQVEKLMAVRQQMGITGPVLTCKGAECAECGICDTEEMQERLRQKQQQLWHQAKSVTTETNQTDANDLIAKITEEVVRRIVISK encoded by the coding sequence ATGGTAACTGAATACCAAGCGAAATTAGATATCGTTGAAATCGGTCGACGAATGTATAGTAAAGGATTTGTTGCTTCAAATGATGGCAATATTAGCATTCGGATATCGGAGAAAGAAATCCTAGCGACACCGAGTGGTTTATCGAAAGGGTTTTTAACCCCTGACCAGCTTATCAAATGCGATATGCTAGGTAATAAAATCGCTGGTGACCCGAATTTGAAACCATCTTCAGAAATCAAAATGCATTGCGCTGTATATATGGAACGACCGGATATAACTGCGGTTGTTCATGCGCATCCACCGGTAGCTACCGGATTTGCGGTAGCCGGCATTCCGCTCGAAAAATGCGTTCTTCCGGAGATAATCCTGACTATCGGAAGTATACCGCTCGCACAATATGGCACTCCATCAACTGAAGAAGTGCCGAACTCAATTCGCGATTTGATTAAACAATGCGATGCGGTTTTGCTTGCGAACCACGGTGCGTTAACTGTTGGAAAAGATGTTTATAACGCATATTATAAAATGGAATCATTAGAGCATTTTGCGAAAATCAGTCTTGCGGCGCGACAACTTGGCGGAGAAAAAGTTTTAACCGCACCGCAAGTAGAAAAATTAATGGCGGTTCGACAGCAGATGGGAATAACCGGTCCGGTTCTAACGTGTAAAGGAGCGGAATGTGCAGAATGCGGTATCTGCGATACCGAAGAGATGCAGGAAAGGTTACGGCAGAAACAGCAGCAGTTATGGCACCAGGCGAAATCGGTTACCACGGAAACCAACCAAACAGATGCGAATGATTTAATAGCTAAAATAACGGAAGAAGTCGTTCGACGCATAGTAATATCGAAATAA
- a CDS encoding MBL fold metallo-hydrolase, giving the protein MEIFILGSGTCEPNPNRGHSGIAIRLLDGQIILFDSGSGTIQKMAQMGLDYRQVDYLCYSHIHADHTTDLITFLFATNCLPQNPRVKPLHIVGPKGFRKFIKQLVKSFPQLEPKSYEILLHQVASSRLRFPNFIIRTKPMAHGELPAVGYRLEYNHKVLVYSGDTGYCDNIITLAQNADALILECSLPEEYAVDTHLCPSLAGKLANLANVKRLVLTHLYSVCDRYPILDRCKQEYSGDVQIASDLMTIQV; this is encoded by the coding sequence ATGGAAATATTTATATTGGGTTCAGGTACTTGTGAACCGAATCCGAATCGAGGTCATTCGGGAATAGCGATTCGATTACTTGATGGACAGATTATACTATTCGACAGTGGAAGCGGAACAATTCAGAAAATGGCTCAGATGGGGTTAGACTATCGTCAGGTAGATTATTTATGTTATTCGCATATTCATGCTGACCATACCACCGACTTAATAACTTTTTTATTTGCCACGAACTGTTTACCCCAGAATCCGCGGGTGAAACCGTTGCATATCGTTGGGCCGAAAGGATTCCGCAAGTTTATCAAACAGCTGGTTAAATCATTTCCGCAACTTGAACCGAAATCGTATGAAATATTACTCCATCAGGTGGCAAGTAGCCGGTTGCGGTTCCCAAATTTCATCATTCGGACGAAACCGATGGCACATGGAGAACTTCCAGCGGTTGGATATCGGCTTGAATACAATCATAAAGTGCTGGTTTATTCCGGAGATACCGGATATTGCGATAATATCATTACATTAGCGCAGAATGCGGATGCGCTTATTCTGGAATGTTCTCTTCCTGAAGAATACGCTGTGGATACGCATCTGTGTCCAAGTTTAGCTGGTAAACTTGCTAACCTAGCTAATGTTAAACGTCTGGTATTAACTCATCTCTATTCGGTCTGCGACCGGTATCCGATTCTAGATCGATGCAAACAAGAATATTCAGGTGACGTACAAATAGCATCAGACTTAATGACCATTCAGGTTTAA
- a CDS encoding flippase-like domain-containing protein, which translates to MRTWRFWLGIIISVIFLYLAFNKVNLQQMFGAFRTVQVWYIIGAVVIYLIGLWIRAYRWKFLVDPIKLIPNTRLFPVLIIGYMANNIFPLRMGDVYRAYILGRKENISKSAALATIVVERIFDGLSMIIFLVVGLLALQSHPLFTPQEQTIIWMVTIILLTILFFFILMIWKRDFAEPMFHGVSRFLPARLGSKCQQWSSAFLDGLTVLKSGTVASIVLGLSIVSWLIEAVMYLLIGYGMQLAVPYHAGPIILAVSNLGMIIPSSPGAIGTFEYFFARSAALFALDSTGALSYAILVHALWWFPITILGFIYMAREHISFAMRSTEE; encoded by the coding sequence ATGCGTACCTGGCGATTTTGGCTCGGAATCATTATCAGCGTGATATTTTTATATCTCGCATTTAATAAGGTTAACCTCCAGCAGATGTTCGGCGCATTTCGTACGGTTCAAGTATGGTATATCATTGGAGCTGTGGTAATTTATCTTATCGGACTGTGGATTCGAGCGTATCGCTGGAAGTTTCTGGTTGACCCAATTAAACTAATCCCCAATACCCGGTTATTCCCGGTGCTCATTATCGGATATATGGCAAATAACATTTTCCCGTTGCGAATGGGAGATGTCTATCGCGCATACATCCTGGGGAGAAAAGAAAATATAAGTAAATCGGCGGCGTTGGCAACTATTGTCGTCGAACGAATTTTTGATGGCTTATCAATGATTATCTTTTTAGTGGTTGGACTTTTAGCGCTGCAATCGCATCCGCTATTCACCCCACAAGAACAAACGATCATCTGGATGGTAACCATTATACTTCTAACGATATTATTCTTTTTCATCCTAATGATATGGAAACGGGATTTCGCCGAGCCTATGTTCCATGGGGTAAGCCGGTTTCTTCCGGCTCGGCTTGGGAGCAAATGCCAGCAATGGTCAAGCGCATTTCTCGATGGATTAACTGTTCTTAAAAGCGGAACGGTAGCAAGTATTGTTCTCGGATTATCAATCGTATCCTGGTTGATTGAAGCGGTAATGTATCTCCTCATCGGGTATGGGATGCAACTTGCGGTTCCTTATCATGCTGGACCGATTATTTTAGCAGTATCCAATCTCGGGATGATCATTCCTTCATCTCCAGGCGCAATCGGTACCTTTGAATATTTTTTCGCGAGAAGTGCAGCGTTATTTGCGCTCGATTCAACGGGTGCATTAAGTTATGCGATTTTAGTTCATGCGTTATGGTGGTTCCCGATAACCATCCTTGGTTTTATCTATATGGCTAGAGAACATATCTCATTTGCAATGAGGTCAACAGAAGAATGA
- the upp gene encoding uracil phosphoribosyltransferase translates to MAIKIIDHPLIQHKLTNMRDKNTGSKDFRELVDEVSNLLAYEATREMETIPVEVETPLNMFAKGRILAGKMPAIIPILRAGLGMVDGILRLIPMAKVGHLGIYRDHETLQPVVYYNKMPKDIQERDVFIVDPMFATGGSLIAACDLIKELRPKSLKAMCIIASPEALSAFEKTHPEVTVYTAAVDERLNEKGYILPGLGDAGDRLFGTK, encoded by the coding sequence ATGGCAATCAAGATTATAGACCATCCTTTAATTCAGCATAAACTAACGAATATGCGAGATAAAAATACCGGGTCGAAAGATTTTCGAGAATTAGTCGATGAAGTTAGCAATCTGCTAGCGTATGAAGCGACCCGGGAGATGGAAACGATACCTGTTGAAGTAGAAACCCCATTGAATATGTTCGCAAAAGGGAGAATTCTCGCTGGGAAAATGCCAGCGATTATTCCGATTCTCCGTGCAGGACTCGGAATGGTTGATGGTATCCTGCGGCTTATCCCCATGGCGAAAGTAGGACATCTAGGGATATATCGCGACCACGAAACACTCCAGCCGGTAGTATATTATAACAAAATGCCGAAAGATATCCAGGAACGGGACGTGTTTATTGTTGACCCGATGTTTGCGACTGGCGGGTCGCTTATTGCCGCCTGCGATTTGATTAAAGAGTTACGCCCGAAATCGTTGAAAGCGATGTGTATCATCGCATCGCCGGAAGCGTTATCCGCATTTGAAAAAACCCATCCGGAAGTAACGGTTTATACCGCAGCAGTTGATGAACGGCTGAATGAAAAGGGTTATATTCTCCCCGGACTTGGTGATGCTGGTGACCGGTTGTTTGGAACGAAGTAA
- a CDS encoding cell division protein ZapA: MLEDFVPLVVQIAGQEYTLRVPPSKIDQAKQLVQFVNQRMHDISQKSGTVTTSRVAVLTALAIADELFSLRERIEGTPAEPEKPAHKPTLPKPTKEIKETKEPKEVITEIKDKKESSPEIQKKVALLHSLIDEELSKS; the protein is encoded by the coding sequence ATGTTAGAAGATTTCGTGCCATTGGTTGTTCAAATCGCCGGGCAGGAATATACGCTCCGAGTTCCGCCGAGTAAAATCGACCAAGCGAAACAACTGGTTCAGTTTGTTAACCAGCGAATGCATGATATCTCCCAGAAATCAGGGACAGTAACCACATCTCGAGTTGCGGTTCTCACCGCGTTAGCAATAGCAGATGAACTATTCAGTCTTCGTGAGAGAATAGAGGGGACACCGGCTGAACCAGAGAAACCGGCGCATAAACCTACTCTTCCCAAACCAACTAAAGAAATCAAAGAAACAAAAGAACCAAAAGAGGTTATTACCGAGATTAAAGATAAGAAAGAATCTTCTCCGGAAATTCAAAAGAAAGTTGCGTTACTCCACAGTTTGATTGACGAAGAGCTAAGTAAAAGCTAA
- the zapB gene encoding cell division protein ZapB, which produces MDSTELAALEEKIQAMLALIKKLRSERDKLAEENKELQKQITTLEKQAKETAKSQELELAKLEEEYNNLVAERKEIKSRIESLLNVLDKFSLEIE; this is translated from the coding sequence ATGGATTCAACTGAACTCGCTGCGCTCGAAGAGAAAATCCAGGCGATGTTAGCGCTGATAAAAAAACTCCGTAGTGAACGTGATAAATTAGCGGAAGAAAATAAAGAATTGCAGAAACAGATTACCACGCTAGAAAAACAAGCTAAGGAAACCGCAAAATCGCAAGAGTTAGAACTGGCGAAACTCGAAGAAGAATATAATAATCTTGTCGCAGAACGGAAAGAAATCAAATCACGGATAGAATCGTTGCTCAACGTTCTGGATAAATTTTCATTAGAAATCGAATAA
- the pheT gene encoding phenylalanine--tRNA ligase subunit beta — MKVTIQWLKEYVDFSLTPEQLAEQLTDAGIEVVSVTSNPYDSDDFVLELEITANRPDLLSVIGVAREISALTGSPLKEPEIKIIESDPPVETLATVTILAPELCPRYSARVITGVKIGPSPDWLVKRLTAVGVRTINNVVDVTNYVLMEYGHPMHAFDLNCLDGHNIVVRTPYPGETLKTLDEQERLITPEMLVIADGKKPVALAGIMGGANSQVVNSTTDILLESAYFNPVSTRKTASALGLKTEASYRFERGADPEGTIPAVNRGIQLIQKLAGGRIARGIIDVYPKPIVSPTSITLRVSRTNHILGTKLELDAIQDILVRLQLSPTIIDVDTLQVRIPSFRRDISREIDLIEEIARIYGYNRIPTTTPVIHIMPYTDTYHRKTERVIRNQMISAGFYEAVNHSLVDPIEWQKLGWDSTAAISLKNPMSVEQSIVRTSLLPSLLRNLADNIKQGANEVALFELNYVYEEDTNPPQTNVPIKKSNPYRQITNLAAVLYRKLSGQSWNEPFTYPDFYYLKGVIESVLEALEIDSTRLNYHAIQRTFLHSTRAAEIKVGKQSIGLIGQLANSIAGKLDIKKETFLFELNLDAIYNLPKRQRQYQPLPKYPAVIRDVSLLVPNSVSSIQITSLIQSVVKENIAGIELFDVYSGDKIPAGFRSLSYRITYRADDRTLSDEEVNQLNQQVLQTLIETLEIKIR; from the coding sequence ATGAAAGTTACGATTCAATGGCTGAAAGAATATGTTGATTTTTCCTTAACCCCGGAACAATTAGCGGAACAGCTAACCGACGCAGGGATTGAAGTGGTTTCAGTAACCTCGAATCCGTATGACTCCGACGATTTTGTTCTTGAGTTAGAAATCACAGCGAATCGACCGGATTTGTTAAGTGTTATTGGGGTCGCTCGCGAGATTAGCGCGTTAACTGGTAGTCCATTGAAAGAACCAGAAATAAAAATTATTGAAAGTGATCCGCCGGTAGAAACTTTAGCAACGGTAACTATCTTGGCTCCCGAGCTTTGTCCGAGATATAGCGCTCGAGTTATCACCGGTGTTAAAATCGGTCCATCACCGGATTGGCTCGTGAAACGGCTTACAGCGGTTGGAGTTCGAACGATTAATAATGTCGTTGATGTAACCAACTATGTTCTTATGGAATATGGTCATCCGATGCATGCGTTCGACTTAAATTGTTTAGACGGACATAACATAGTCGTTCGCACTCCCTACCCTGGTGAAACATTAAAAACCCTTGACGAACAGGAACGATTGATAACTCCGGAGATGTTGGTTATCGCAGATGGGAAGAAACCGGTAGCGTTAGCTGGAATTATGGGCGGAGCGAATTCGCAGGTGGTTAACTCTACCACCGATATATTACTTGAATCAGCATATTTCAATCCAGTTTCAACGCGGAAAACCGCTTCTGCATTAGGATTGAAAACAGAAGCATCGTATCGGTTCGAACGCGGAGCTGATCCGGAAGGAACCATTCCAGCAGTGAATCGGGGAATCCAGCTAATTCAAAAGTTAGCTGGGGGGCGAATCGCCCGAGGAATTATTGATGTTTATCCGAAACCAATCGTATCTCCTACAAGTATTACTTTACGCGTTTCGCGAACCAACCATATTCTAGGTACTAAATTAGAATTAGATGCAATTCAAGATATTCTCGTTCGATTACAGCTTTCGCCAACAATTATTGATGTGGATACGTTGCAGGTGAGAATCCCAAGTTTCCGCAGAGATATATCCCGAGAAATAGATTTAATTGAAGAAATCGCTCGGATTTATGGTTATAATCGTATCCCGACAACTACTCCTGTGATCCATATTATGCCGTATACCGATACTTACCATCGGAAAACGGAACGGGTTATTCGGAACCAGATGATATCCGCTGGATTCTATGAAGCGGTTAACCATTCCCTAGTTGACCCTATTGAATGGCAAAAACTCGGTTGGGATTCGACCGCTGCCATCTCGTTAAAAAATCCGATGAGCGTTGAACAATCAATCGTTCGAACATCGCTTCTCCCGAGTTTACTGCGCAACCTTGCAGATAACATCAAACAAGGGGCAAATGAAGTTGCGTTATTTGAGTTAAATTATGTCTATGAAGAAGATACGAATCCTCCGCAAACGAATGTTCCAATTAAGAAATCCAATCCTTACCGTCAGATAACCAACCTTGCAGCAGTACTGTATCGTAAACTGAGCGGACAAAGTTGGAATGAACCATTCACCTATCCAGATTTTTATTATTTGAAAGGCGTAATCGAATCGGTATTAGAAGCATTAGAGATAGATAGTACCAGGTTGAATTATCATGCTATTCAGCGAACGTTTCTCCATTCAACACGCGCCGCTGAGATTAAAGTCGGGAAGCAAAGCATCGGTTTAATTGGACAACTAGCAAATTCTATCGCTGGGAAACTGGATATTAAAAAAGAGACGTTTTTGTTTGAACTTAATCTGGATGCAATATATAATTTACCGAAAAGACAGCGGCAATATCAGCCATTACCGAAATATCCGGCAGTAATTCGAGATGTTTCGTTATTGGTTCCCAATTCCGTTAGTTCAATCCAAATCACATCGTTAATTCAATCAGTGGTTAAAGAAAATATTGCCGGGATTGAACTGTTTGACGTATATTCCGGAGATAAAATTCCGGCTGGGTTTCGGTCATTATCATATCGGATAACCTATCGTGCAGATGACCGCACGTTATCCGATGAAGAAGTGAACCAGCTCAACCAGCAAGTACTCCAAACATTAATAGAAACATTAGAAATCAAAATAAGATAA
- a CDS encoding HAD family phosphatase: MIQAVIFDMDGIIIDSEPLQMIAINQVMAQWNIQLSEIEFQKMIGRKLADDFSEIQRQYHIPVDYATFAQQKRAAYHSILAKNLVEMPGLSPLLERLLAAKFRLAVASSSVRTDVDMVLTGLNIKDKFEVIASGDEVKEGKPNPALFLLAASRLNLPPSNCVAIEDSNPGLRAAKDAGMKCIIVPHQHTRNQDFSRADIIVDSLDAISIELIQTL; encoded by the coding sequence ATGATCCAAGCTGTGATTTTCGATATGGACGGTATTATTATTGATAGCGAACCGTTACAAATGATTGCAATTAATCAGGTTATGGCTCAATGGAATATCCAATTGTCAGAGATAGAATTCCAGAAAATGATAGGTCGGAAATTAGCGGATGATTTTTCTGAAATACAACGGCAATATCATATTCCGGTAGATTATGCTACGTTTGCCCAGCAGAAAAGAGCAGCATATCATTCGATTTTAGCGAAAAATCTAGTTGAAATGCCTGGATTATCGCCATTATTAGAACGATTATTAGCCGCAAAGTTTCGATTAGCCGTCGCATCGAGTTCAGTTCGAACAGATGTTGATATGGTCTTAACCGGGTTAAATATCAAGGACAAATTTGAAGTTATCGCTAGTGGAGATGAGGTTAAAGAAGGAAAACCCAATCCAGCATTGTTTCTCCTAGCTGCGAGTCGATTGAATCTTCCGCCATCGAATTGTGTAGCAATAGAAGATAGTAACCCTGGACTTCGCGCCGCGAAAGATGCAGGGATGAAATGTATCATTGTTCCGCATCAACATACACGAAACCAGGATTTTTCGCGAGCGGATATCATAGTTGATTCGCTAGATGCGATTTCCATAGAATTAATTCAAACCTTATAG
- a CDS encoding MCE family protein: MAKLSAETKVGILTIIAVGILVIGTLMIGKFTWFGKTYTIKLYFDFVSGIERGAPVRLGGVKVGIVKDIRIVPEHKPAIEVELRLAKTAQIHRDARAFIATMGLMGEKYVEIYAGSPGSPLLADGDSINGQNPLQMEDILAASKQISEDLAKTIQAISEVVTKEETKHSITNFITRLDSISAKIDGILARRQGDLETFATNLKTLTEQMKLVVSDVDAIIKENRAEIKSTVSDFSATADTIHKNIDRIIENLDKITQHMSSLLAENQPELNATIKNFRSASDDFKKAMEKINAMTEKIESGQGTIGKLINDPNLYEHTSSTLGSVKQAADAIKDVAGKTGDFFTNINFEYDLRYYDKLDRWRNDIDIRFNPSKGKYYLGGVSDIGHDPKVNLLFAKSLNNWDVKLGVLESEAAVGLDYRAFSDNLKLGFKTVGVTEEEPRLDFDSELHLFSYWYLVFGAQDITRDVKSNAGVKIRY; this comes from the coding sequence ATGGCAAAGTTAAGTGCGGAAACTAAAGTGGGGATATTAACGATTATCGCTGTTGGGATTCTTGTTATCGGGACATTGATGATTGGTAAATTTACCTGGTTTGGAAAAACCTATACGATAAAATTATACTTCGATTTCGTTAGCGGGATTGAACGTGGTGCTCCAGTTCGACTTGGAGGAGTCAAAGTTGGTATCGTCAAAGATATCCGGATTGTTCCGGAACATAAACCTGCGATTGAAGTCGAACTCCGACTCGCAAAAACCGCTCAGATCCATCGTGATGCACGAGCGTTTATTGCCACAATGGGGCTGATGGGTGAAAAATATGTTGAGATTTATGCCGGCTCACCGGGATCTCCACTTCTTGCCGACGGTGATAGCATTAATGGACAGAATCCGTTACAGATGGAAGATATTTTAGCTGCAAGTAAACAAATTAGTGAAGATTTAGCGAAAACCATTCAAGCGATTTCTGAAGTGGTAACGAAAGAAGAAACCAAACATTCGATTACCAACTTTATAACTCGGCTCGATTCGATTTCCGCAAAAATCGATGGGATTCTCGCTCGTAGGCAGGGAGATTTAGAAACCTTCGCTACAAACCTCAAAACATTGACTGAACAAATGAAACTGGTTGTTAGCGACGTTGATGCCATTATTAAGGAAAACCGAGCAGAAATCAAATCGACAGTAAGTGATTTTTCCGCAACTGCGGATACTATCCATAAGAACATTGACCGGATTATAGAAAATTTAGATAAAATCACGCAGCACATGAGTTCGCTCCTGGCGGAAAATCAACCGGAACTGAATGCAACGATAAAAAATTTCCGGTCTGCTTCAGATGATTTTAAAAAGGCAATGGAAAAAATCAATGCGATGACAGAAAAAATCGAATCTGGTCAAGGTACTATCGGGAAGCTCATTAATGACCCGAACCTTTACGAACATACTTCTTCTACGCTCGGGTCAGTTAAACAAGCAGCGGACGCCATAAAAGATGTCGCTGGGAAAACCGGTGATTTCTTTACCAACATTAATTTTGAATATGACCTGCGCTATTATGATAAGCTAGACCGATGGCGAAATGATATTGATATCCGATTTAATCCTAGTAAAGGAAAATATTATCTCGGCGGCGTCAGCGATATCGGACACGACCCGAAAGTGAATTTATTGTTTGCGAAATCATTAAATAACTGGGATGTTAAACTCGGCGTATTGGAATCGGAAGCGGCAGTCGGACTAGATTATCGCGCTTTTAGCGATAATCTGAAACTTGGTTTCAAAACGGTTGGGGTAACTGAAGAAGAACCGCGATTGGATTTCGATAGTGAATTACATCTTTTTTCATATTGGTATCTCGTGTTTGGTGCCCAGGACATAACGCGAGATGTAAAATCGAATGCTGGAGTAAAAATTAGGTACTAG
- the radA gene encoding DNA repair protein RadA produces MGKIRTKFVCQQCGGESLKWVGKCPHCDAWNSLVEEFEPFSVKTESRVSQRFAEIEAEQVPVRLNEILQEPQERLETNINEVDRVLGGGFVLGSLVLLGGEPGIGKSTLLLQCGNAIAERYGVVLYVSAEESVNQIKLRADRLGSISSNLVVLSQTNLDKICSQIQQINPKLVIVDSIQTIYNSELASAPGSVSQVRECATQLMYLAKGTGIAIILVGHVTKDGSLAGPRTLEHLVDTVLYLEGERFHRHRILRSVKNRFGSTNELGIFEMREKGLIEVTNPSEILLSERPKHASGSVVVPSMEGTRPILVEIQALTSPGSGFGIPRRMATGVDVRRVSLLIAVLEKRIGLNLAGNDVFVNVAGGVKIEEPAVDLGIILALASSFRNRPVCANLVAIGEVGLSGEVRSVNFIDKRIQEAIHLGFTGAVMAQSNLSGLNLISEFTVYGVQTVAEALEVALMQS; encoded by the coding sequence ATGGGTAAGATACGAACCAAATTTGTCTGTCAGCAATGTGGCGGAGAAAGTTTAAAGTGGGTTGGAAAATGCCCGCATTGCGATGCCTGGAATTCGTTGGTTGAAGAATTCGAACCGTTTTCTGTAAAAACTGAATCGCGGGTTAGCCAGCGTTTTGCTGAAATAGAAGCTGAACAGGTTCCGGTTCGGTTGAATGAGATTTTGCAGGAACCACAGGAGCGATTGGAGACTAACATTAATGAAGTTGACCGTGTTCTCGGCGGTGGGTTTGTATTGGGTTCATTAGTATTACTGGGCGGAGAACCCGGCATTGGAAAATCAACGCTATTACTGCAATGCGGAAATGCGATTGCTGAACGTTATGGAGTAGTACTTTATGTATCTGCAGAGGAGTCGGTTAACCAAATCAAGTTACGCGCTGACCGATTAGGCTCGATTTCATCAAATCTTGTCGTATTATCGCAGACAAATTTAGATAAAATTTGTTCTCAGATTCAGCAGATTAACCCGAAATTGGTTATTGTCGATTCAATTCAAACTATCTATAATTCTGAACTCGCTTCTGCTCCAGGAAGTGTTAGTCAAGTTCGGGAATGTGCAACGCAGTTGATGTATTTGGCAAAAGGAACAGGAATAGCTATTATTCTGGTCGGGCATGTGACAAAAGATGGTTCTCTTGCGGGACCAAGAACCCTTGAACATTTGGTAGATACAGTTCTATATCTTGAAGGTGAACGGTTCCATCGGCACCGGATACTTCGTTCAGTTAAAAACCGCTTCGGATCAACTAATGAACTCGGGATATTTGAAATGCGAGAGAAAGGATTGATTGAAGTAACCAATCCTTCGGAGATACTTTTGTCCGAACGACCAAAGCACGCTAGCGGTTCAGTTGTGGTTCCGAGTATGGAAGGCACTCGCCCGATTCTGGTAGAGATTCAGGCGTTAACCAGTCCAGGATCGGGATTTGGTATTCCACGCCGGATGGCGACCGGAGTAGATGTACGCCGTGTTAGCCTTTTAATTGCAGTATTGGAAAAGCGGATAGGTTTAAATTTAGCCGGCAATGATGTTTTTGTTAACGTTGCTGGTGGGGTTAAGATTGAAGAACCGGCCGTAGATTTAGGAATCATTTTAGCATTAGCATCGAGTTTCCGTAACCGGCCAGTTTGCGCGAATTTAGTTGCGATCGGTGAAGTGGGGTTATCCGGTGAAGTGCGTTCAGTTAATTTTATTGATAAACGGATTCAAGAAGCTATCCATCTCGGGTTTACCGGAGCGGTTATGGCTCAAAGCAATCTTTCGGGGTTGAATTTAATATCCGAATTTACGGTGTATGGGGTTCAAACGGTTGCGGAAGCGTTAGAGGTTGCATTGATGCAGTCGTAA
- the ispD gene encoding 2-C-methyl-D-erythritol 4-phosphate cytidylyltransferase: protein MKTAAIVVAAGASTRFGRKTKKQFSLLAGKPLVVYPLRVLNHSRYINRIILVVPAGQINLVERQILQKERFDKITDIIAGGEERTDSVWNALRLLHESQLPNRNLELVLIHDGVRPFITEKMIRDTIQIARRTGAACIATKITDTVKLADANLIIQKTIPRDNLWCVQTPQVFKFTLLFEAYQDARNKNRKSTDDAGILEYRGIPVTLVPGPVTNIKITTQQDMVLAETILTSRCH, encoded by the coding sequence ATGAAAACAGCCGCAATAGTTGTTGCTGCGGGAGCGAGTACTCGGTTCGGGCGTAAAACCAAAAAACAGTTTTCGCTTCTTGCTGGGAAACCGCTTGTCGTGTACCCGTTAAGGGTACTTAATCACAGTCGGTATATTAATCGGATAATTTTAGTTGTACCTGCAGGGCAAATTAATCTAGTTGAACGTCAAATTCTGCAGAAAGAACGGTTCGATAAAATAACTGATATTATTGCCGGCGGTGAAGAACGAACCGATTCGGTTTGGAATGCGCTCCGATTATTGCACGAATCACAACTCCCGAACCGCAACTTGGAATTGGTTCTCATTCACGATGGAGTTCGACCATTTATCACAGAAAAAATGATTCGCGATACCATTCAAATCGCTCGGCGGACTGGCGCCGCTTGTATTGCAACGAAAATAACTGATACGGTCAAATTAGCTGATGCGAACCTAATTATTCAGAAAACGATACCCCGAGATAACCTTTGGTGCGTTCAGACACCGCAAGTATTTAAATTTACTCTCTTATTCGAAGCATATCAGGATGCGCGAAATAAAAATAGGAAATCTACTGACGATGCCGGGATATTAGAATATCGTGGTATTCCCGTAACTCTTGTTCCGGGTCCGGTAACCAATATAAAAATCACTACTCAGCAAGATATGGTTCTAGCAGAAACGATTTTGACAAGCAGGTGCCATTGA